One Sphaeramia orbicularis chromosome 21, fSphaOr1.1, whole genome shotgun sequence DNA window includes the following coding sequences:
- the lims2 gene encoding LIM and senescent cell antigen-like-containing domain protein 2 isoform X5, with the protein MMLGINEMTNGNMANALANAMCERCKSGFAPAEKIVNSNGELYHEQCFVCAQCFQQFPEGLFYEFEGRKYCEHDFQMLFAPCCHQCGEFIIGRVIKAMNNSWHPDCFCCDICQAVLADVGFVKNAGRHLCRPCHNREKARGLGKYICQKCHAIIEEQPLLFKNDPYHPDHFNCNNCGKELTADARELKGELYCLPCHDKMGVPICGACRRPIEGRVVNAMGKQWHVEHFVCAKCEKPFLGHRHYERKGLAYCETHYNQLFGDVCYHCNRVIEGDVVSALNKAWCVNCFACSTCNTKLTLKDKFVEVDLKPVCKHCYERLPDDMKRRLARRERDSKEKKKKLIPMCL; encoded by the exons caacaTGGCCAATGCTTTGGCCAACGCCATGTGCGAGCGCTGCAAGAGTGGTTTCGCTCCAGCTGAGAAGATCGTGAACAGTAACGGAGAACTGTACCACGAACAGTGTTTTGTGTGTGCTCAGTGTTTCCAGCAGTTCCCAGAGGGACTTTTCTATGAG TTTGAAGGCAGGAAATACTGCGAACATGACTTCCAGATGCTGTTCGCTCCCTGCTGTCATCAGTGTG gtGAGTTCATTATTGGCCGTGTCATCAAGGCCATGAACAACAGCTGGCATCCGGACTGTTTCTGCTGTGATATCTGCCAGGCTGTACTCGCTGATGTTGGATTTGTGAAGAATGCTGGCAG GCACCTGTGTCGTCCATGTCACAACAGGGAGAAAGCCCGTGGCCTCGGCAAATACATCTGTCAGAAGTGTCACGCTATTATCGAGGAGCAGCCCCTGCTGTTTAAGAATGACCCCTACCACCCTGATCACTTCAACTGCAACAACTGCGG TAAGGAGCTGACTGCTGATGCCAGGGAGCTGAAGGGTGAGCTCTACTGTCTCCCGTGTCACGACAAGATGGGCGTCCCCATCTGCGGCGCCTGTAGAAGACCCATCGAGGGCCGTGTGGTTAACGCCATGGGAAAGCAGTGGCACGTGGAG CATTTTGTGTGTGCTAAGTGTGAGAAACCTTTCCTGGGACACCGTCACTATGAGCGCAAGGGCCTGGCCTACTGTGAAACGCACTACAACCAG CTGTTTGGAGATGTTTGCTACCACTGCAACCGTGTTATTGAAGGAGATG tggTTTCGGCCCTGAACAAGGCTTGGTGCGTCAACTGTTTTGCCTGCTCTACCTGCAACACCAAGCTCACCCTCAA GGATAAGTTTGTGGAGGTGGATCTGAAGCCGGTTTGTAAACACTGCTACGAACGCCTCCCAGACGACATGAAACGGCGGCTGGCCAGGCGTGAACGCGActcaaaagagaagaagaagaaattgatACCAATGTGTCTGTga
- the lims2 gene encoding LIM and senescent cell antigen-like-containing domain protein 2 isoform X3 — protein MNSLRLKELSNSDLYRRRQERPDSYGSQGRDSFSNMANALANAMCERCKSGFAPAEKIVNSNGELYHEQCFVCAQCFQQFPEGLFYEFEGRKYCEHDFQMLFAPCCHQCGEFIIGRVIKAMNNSWHPDCFCCDICQAVLADVGFVKNAGRHLCRPCHNREKARGLGKYICQKCHAIIEEQPLLFKNDPYHPDHFNCNNCGKELTADARELKGELYCLPCHDKMGVPICGACRRPIEGRVVNAMGKQWHVEHFVCAKCEKPFLGHRHYERKGLAYCETHYNQLFGDVCYHCNRVIEGDVVSALNKAWCVNCFACSTCNTKLTLKDKFVEVDLKPVCKHCYERLPDDMKRRLARRERDSKEKKKKLIPMCL, from the exons caacaTGGCCAATGCTTTGGCCAACGCCATGTGCGAGCGCTGCAAGAGTGGTTTCGCTCCAGCTGAGAAGATCGTGAACAGTAACGGAGAACTGTACCACGAACAGTGTTTTGTGTGTGCTCAGTGTTTCCAGCAGTTCCCAGAGGGACTTTTCTATGAG TTTGAAGGCAGGAAATACTGCGAACATGACTTCCAGATGCTGTTCGCTCCCTGCTGTCATCAGTGTG gtGAGTTCATTATTGGCCGTGTCATCAAGGCCATGAACAACAGCTGGCATCCGGACTGTTTCTGCTGTGATATCTGCCAGGCTGTACTCGCTGATGTTGGATTTGTGAAGAATGCTGGCAG GCACCTGTGTCGTCCATGTCACAACAGGGAGAAAGCCCGTGGCCTCGGCAAATACATCTGTCAGAAGTGTCACGCTATTATCGAGGAGCAGCCCCTGCTGTTTAAGAATGACCCCTACCACCCTGATCACTTCAACTGCAACAACTGCGG TAAGGAGCTGACTGCTGATGCCAGGGAGCTGAAGGGTGAGCTCTACTGTCTCCCGTGTCACGACAAGATGGGCGTCCCCATCTGCGGCGCCTGTAGAAGACCCATCGAGGGCCGTGTGGTTAACGCCATGGGAAAGCAGTGGCACGTGGAG CATTTTGTGTGTGCTAAGTGTGAGAAACCTTTCCTGGGACACCGTCACTATGAGCGCAAGGGCCTGGCCTACTGTGAAACGCACTACAACCAG CTGTTTGGAGATGTTTGCTACCACTGCAACCGTGTTATTGAAGGAGATG tggTTTCGGCCCTGAACAAGGCTTGGTGCGTCAACTGTTTTGCCTGCTCTACCTGCAACACCAAGCTCACCCTCAA GGATAAGTTTGTGGAGGTGGATCTGAAGCCGGTTTGTAAACACTGCTACGAACGCCTCCCAGACGACATGAAACGGCGGCTGGCCAGGCGTGAACGCGActcaaaagagaagaagaagaaattgatACCAATGTGTCTGTga
- the lims2 gene encoding LIM and senescent cell antigen-like-containing domain protein 2 isoform X4: MNSLRLKELSNSDLYRRRQERPDSYGSQGRDSFSNMANALANAMCERCKSGFAPAEKIVNSNGELYHEQCFVCAQCFQQFPEGLFYEFEGRKYCEHDFQMLFAPCCHQCGEFIIGRVIKAMNNSWHPDCFCCDICQAVLADVGFVKNAGRHLCRPCHNREKARGLGKYICQKCHAIIEEQPLLFKNDPYHPDHFNCNNCGKELTADARELKGELYCLPCHDKMGVPICGACRRPIEGRVVNAMGKQWHVEHFVCAKCEKPFLGHRHYERKGLAYCETHYNQLFGDVCYHCNRVIEGDVVSALNKAWCVNCFACSTCNTKLTLKNKFVEFDMKPVCKKCYEKFPLELKKRLKKLSETVARK; encoded by the exons caacaTGGCCAATGCTTTGGCCAACGCCATGTGCGAGCGCTGCAAGAGTGGTTTCGCTCCAGCTGAGAAGATCGTGAACAGTAACGGAGAACTGTACCACGAACAGTGTTTTGTGTGTGCTCAGTGTTTCCAGCAGTTCCCAGAGGGACTTTTCTATGAG TTTGAAGGCAGGAAATACTGCGAACATGACTTCCAGATGCTGTTCGCTCCCTGCTGTCATCAGTGTG gtGAGTTCATTATTGGCCGTGTCATCAAGGCCATGAACAACAGCTGGCATCCGGACTGTTTCTGCTGTGATATCTGCCAGGCTGTACTCGCTGATGTTGGATTTGTGAAGAATGCTGGCAG GCACCTGTGTCGTCCATGTCACAACAGGGAGAAAGCCCGTGGCCTCGGCAAATACATCTGTCAGAAGTGTCACGCTATTATCGAGGAGCAGCCCCTGCTGTTTAAGAATGACCCCTACCACCCTGATCACTTCAACTGCAACAACTGCGG TAAGGAGCTGACTGCTGATGCCAGGGAGCTGAAGGGTGAGCTCTACTGTCTCCCGTGTCACGACAAGATGGGCGTCCCCATCTGCGGCGCCTGTAGAAGACCCATCGAGGGCCGTGTGGTTAACGCCATGGGAAAGCAGTGGCACGTGGAG CATTTTGTGTGTGCTAAGTGTGAGAAACCTTTCCTGGGACACCGTCACTATGAGCGCAAGGGCCTGGCCTACTGTGAAACGCACTACAACCAG CTGTTTGGAGATGTTTGCTACCACTGCAACCGTGTTATTGAAGGAGATG tggTTTCGGCCCTGAACAAGGCTTGGTGCGTCAACTGTTTTGCCTGCTCTACCTGCAACACCAAGCTCACCCTCAA GAACAAGTTTGTGGAGTTTGACATGAAGCCAGTGTGTAAGAAGTGTTATGAAAAATTCCCACTGGAGCTGAAGAAGAGGCTGAAGAAGCTTTCAGAAACTGTTGCACGAAAGTAA